One Acinetobacter pullicarnis genomic region harbors:
- a CDS encoding SDR family oxidoreductase produces MSFHHRNVLITGAASGIGAAIAEHFCGLGATVALMDYNAEQLDTFCQTLAEKDYKFHRFVADVSNYEQCVQAVEYFNTAMGPMDTLINNAGVSPKHNGKAHKIWEMSHLEWNNVVGINLNGSFNMIRLLVPDMIKHKFGKIINTSSVAANIYLPVVACHYSSTKAAIIGLTRQLAGELGPYGIHVNAVAPGRINTPMVQMVGDAVNSQFIAETPLQRLGQPQEVAKAIEYLASTQSDFVTGQILDVAGGWLMH; encoded by the coding sequence TGTCTTTTCATCATCGAAATGTGCTCATCACTGGCGCAGCTTCAGGCATTGGCGCAGCAATCGCAGAACATTTTTGTGGCTTAGGTGCCACCGTGGCCTTGATGGACTATAACGCGGAGCAGCTCGATACTTTCTGTCAAACGCTTGCCGAAAAGGACTATAAATTTCATCGTTTTGTTGCCGATGTATCCAACTATGAACAGTGTGTGCAGGCAGTCGAATATTTCAATACCGCAATGGGCCCGATGGATACCCTAATTAATAACGCTGGGGTTTCACCCAAGCACAACGGTAAAGCACATAAGATTTGGGAAATGTCACATCTCGAATGGAACAATGTGGTCGGGATTAACCTGAATGGCAGTTTTAATATGATTCGCCTTTTGGTGCCCGACATGATCAAACACAAGTTCGGTAAAATTATTAATACCTCATCGGTGGCCGCCAATATCTATTTACCTGTGGTCGCCTGTCATTATAGTTCGACCAAAGCCGCGATTATTGGCTTAACCCGACAACTGGCGGGTGAATTAGGCCCATACGGTATTCATGTCAATGCTGTCGCACCGGGTCGCATTAATACCCCGATGGTGCAAATGGTCGGTGATGCAGTCAACAGTCAGTTTATTGCAGAAACCCCGCTACAACGTTTGGGACAACCACAAGAAGTCGCCAAAGCCATTGAATATTTAGCCTCAACTCAAAGTGATTTTGTCACGGGTCAAATCTTAGATGT